In one window of Paracoccus saliphilus DNA:
- a CDS encoding peptidoglycan D,D-transpeptidase FtsI family protein, with amino-acid sequence MIRTPLRPLARILRARERGENPDEIEAENRRMRHEQIQDKARRRAEGRLILMASCFVLAFATVGVRMGALASSEPSEPRAQVMSAQIMSQRADITDRRGRVLAMNLLTHSLYAHPHQMVDPVRSAQGLAKIFPDLDLEELTEDFTSERKFMWIKRKISPEQMQAVHDLGEPGLLFGPREMRVYPNGRIASHILGGSGFGNEGVSSAEVLGVAGVEKAFDGWLRDPANEGAPLALSIDLTVQSAMERVLDSGMKLMNAKGAAGVLMEVETGEIVAMASLPDFDPNDRPRPLLQGDPSDSPLFNRAVQGQYELGSTFKIFPVAQALDLKLINPNSGINSKSPMKIGKYLIHDFHNYGAQLSATDVIVKSSNVGTVRIAQMVGPERQKEFLKELGFFAPTPVEMVEAPTGQPLVPKRWPAVTSATVAFGHGLAASPLHLAAAYATVANGGKKVTPTLVHGRKRPEGEQVLSTRAAEMAVSMLRQVVTRGTARRAEVEGYEIAGKTGTADKPRPSGGYYDNKVVATFASVFPASNPKYALVVSLDEPSVSTGGGESRTAGMTAVPVAAELVRRLAPLLGLEAKSDVILPRIAPKVMAHVEQGATDAVKLVSNK; translated from the coding sequence ATGATCCGCACCCCATTGCGCCCTCTGGCCCGCATTCTTCGCGCGCGTGAACGTGGCGAGAATCCCGACGAGATCGAGGCCGAGAACCGGCGGATGCGGCATGAGCAAATCCAGGACAAGGCCCGGCGCCGCGCCGAGGGCCGTCTGATCCTGATGGCGAGCTGCTTCGTGCTGGCCTTTGCTACCGTAGGCGTGCGCATGGGCGCGCTGGCGTCGAGCGAGCCGAGCGAGCCGCGTGCCCAGGTCATGAGTGCGCAGATCATGTCGCAGCGCGCCGATATCACGGATCGGCGCGGGCGGGTGCTGGCAATGAACCTGTTGACCCATTCGCTCTATGCCCATCCTCACCAGATGGTCGACCCGGTCCGCTCGGCGCAGGGATTGGCGAAAATCTTTCCCGATCTCGATCTGGAAGAGCTGACCGAGGATTTCACCTCCGAGCGCAAGTTCATGTGGATCAAGCGCAAGATCAGCCCCGAGCAGATGCAGGCGGTCCATGATCTGGGCGAGCCGGGCTTGCTGTTCGGCCCGCGCGAGATGCGGGTCTATCCGAATGGCCGCATAGCCAGCCATATCCTCGGTGGCTCGGGTTTCGGCAACGAGGGCGTAAGCAGTGCCGAGGTTCTGGGCGTCGCCGGGGTCGAGAAGGCTTTCGATGGCTGGCTGCGCGATCCCGCGAACGAAGGTGCGCCGCTGGCGCTGTCGATTGACCTGACCGTGCAATCGGCGATGGAGCGGGTGCTCGATTCGGGCATGAAACTGATGAACGCCAAGGGAGCGGCCGGGGTGTTGATGGAAGTCGAGACCGGCGAGATCGTCGCGATGGCGAGCCTGCCCGATTTCGATCCCAATGACCGGCCTCGTCCGTTACTGCAGGGCGATCCCTCTGACAGCCCGCTGTTCAATCGCGCGGTGCAGGGACAATACGAACTTGGCTCGACCTTCAAGATTTTTCCGGTCGCGCAGGCCCTGGATCTGAAATTGATCAATCCCAATAGCGGCATCAATTCCAAGAGCCCGATGAAGATCGGCAAATACCTGATCCATGATTTCCACAATTACGGGGCGCAGCTCAGCGCGACCGACGTCATCGTGAAATCCTCGAATGTCGGTACGGTGCGGATCGCCCAGATGGTGGGCCCCGAGCGTCAGAAGGAATTCCTGAAGGAACTCGGTTTCTTCGCGCCGACCCCGGTGGAGATGGTCGAGGCGCCGACCGGCCAGCCGCTGGTGCCGAAACGCTGGCCTGCCGTGACCTCTGCGACGGTCGCCTTCGGCCATGGCCTGGCCGCCAGCCCGCTGCACCTGGCAGCGGCCTATGCGACTGTTGCCAATGGCGGCAAGAAGGTGACGCCCACGCTGGTGCATGGCCGCAAGCGCCCCGAAGGCGAGCAGGTCCTGTCAACGCGTGCGGCCGAGATGGCGGTCAGCATGTTGCGGCAGGTGGTGACGCGGGGGACGGCGCGTCGCGCCGAGGTCGAAGGCTACGAGATCGCCGGCAAGACCGGCACCGCCGACAAGCCGCGTCCGAGCGGCGGCTATTACGACAACAAGGTCGTGGCGACATTCGCCTCGGTCTTTCCCGCCAGCAATCCCAAATATGCGCTGGTCGTATCGCTCGACGAGCCGTCGGTCTCGACAGGTGGCGGCGAGAGCCGCACCGCCGGGATGACTGCCGTTCCCGTCGCGGCCGAACTTGTCCGCCGTCTCGCGCCGCTTCTGGGGCTGGAGGCCAAGAGCGACGTGATCCTGCCCAGGATCGCTCCCAAGGTTATGGCGCATGTTGAACAGGGCGCGACGGATGCGGTAAAGCTCGTTTCGAACAAATGA
- a CDS encoding UDP-N-acetylmuramoyl-L-alanyl-D-glutamate--2,6-diaminopimelate ligase produces MTGETVSRASKKLSQLGLRGRDGRDPVISGISVDSRTVKPGHLFAALPGSTVHGAEFISYALRMEAGAVLTDRAGARMAAEAFADWDGAVIVAEEPRAALAGAAALWFEAQPEHVVAVTGTSGKTSVATFTRQIWQALGYQAISLGTMGVEGDYHAKLAHTTPEPVTLHRVLSEAAGAGVTHAAMEASSHGLDQRRLDGVRVEAGAFTNFSQDHLDYHADFDEYFAAKALLFNYILEDGESAVINIDSEHGRRMADIAKDQGLALTTIGTGDDAMLRILGQRYDATGQDLRFSVMGQTHMVRLPLIGGFQAENVLAAMGLALATGGAAEAIIAVLPELQTVRGRMQLAAQRDNGAAVFVDYAHKPGALIAALQSLRPHVMGRIIVVFGAGGDRDRGKRKLMGEAARQYADVAIVTDDNPRSEDPASIRAAIMEGAGPEATEIGDRAEAILRGVDALQPGDALLIAGKGHETGQIVGQDVYPFDDAEQASVAVAALDGRI; encoded by the coding sequence ATGACGGGTGAAACGGTGAGTCGGGCGTCGAAGAAACTGTCGCAGCTTGGGCTGCGAGGCAGAGACGGGCGCGATCCCGTGATTTCCGGAATTTCGGTCGATAGCCGAACGGTCAAGCCGGGGCATCTCTTTGCCGCCCTGCCGGGATCGACCGTGCATGGTGCCGAATTCATTTCCTATGCACTGCGGATGGAGGCAGGGGCCGTGCTGACCGACCGCGCCGGGGCACGGATGGCGGCCGAAGCCTTCGCTGATTGGGACGGTGCCGTGATCGTGGCCGAGGAACCGCGTGCGGCGCTTGCCGGGGCTGCGGCGCTGTGGTTCGAGGCGCAGCCCGAACATGTAGTGGCCGTCACCGGTACCTCGGGCAAGACCAGCGTGGCGACATTCACCCGCCAGATCTGGCAGGCACTGGGTTATCAGGCGATCAGCCTCGGCACCATGGGGGTCGAGGGCGATTACCATGCCAAGCTGGCCCATACCACGCCCGAGCCGGTGACCCTGCATCGTGTCCTGTCCGAGGCGGCGGGGGCCGGCGTGACCCACGCCGCGATGGAGGCCTCCAGCCACGGCCTGGATCAGCGGCGGCTCGACGGCGTGCGGGTCGAGGCGGGCGCCTTCACCAATTTCAGCCAGGACCACCTGGACTACCACGCGGATTTCGATGAATATTTCGCGGCCAAGGCGCTGCTCTTCAACTATATTCTCGAAGATGGCGAATCGGCGGTCATCAATATCGACAGCGAGCATGGCCGCAGGATGGCCGATATCGCCAAGGATCAGGGGCTGGCGCTGACCACGATTGGCACGGGCGATGACGCCATGCTGCGCATCCTCGGCCAACGCTACGACGCCACCGGTCAGGATCTGCGTTTTTCCGTGATGGGACAGACCCATATGGTCCGCCTGCCGCTGATCGGCGGTTTCCAGGCCGAGAACGTGCTGGCTGCGATGGGACTCGCGTTAGCGACGGGCGGTGCGGCGGAGGCGATCATCGCGGTGCTGCCCGAGCTGCAGACCGTCCGGGGCCGGATGCAACTGGCGGCGCAGCGCGACAATGGCGCGGCGGTCTTCGTGGATTACGCCCACAAGCCCGGCGCGCTGATCGCTGCCCTGCAATCGCTGCGCCCGCATGTGATGGGCCGCATCATCGTGGTATTTGGTGCGGGCGGAGACCGCGACCGGGGCAAGCGCAAGCTCATGGGCGAGGCCGCACGGCAATATGCCGATGTGGCCATCGTCACCGATGACAATCCGCGCAGCGAGGATCCGGCCTCGATCCGCGCCGCTATCATGGAAGGGGCAGGGCCCGAGGCAACCGAGATCGGGGACCGGGCAGAGGCGATCCTGCGTGGCGTGGACGCGCTGCAACCCGGCGATGCCCTGCTGATCGCGGGCAAGGGGCACGAAACCGGCCAGATCGTGGGACAGGATGTCTATCCTTTCGATGATGCCGAGCAGGCCTCGGTCGCTGTCGCCGCGCTGGATGGCCGCATATGA